The following are encoded together in the Nocardioides okcheonensis genome:
- a CDS encoding PIN domain-containing protein, with amino-acid sequence MIRRLYLDTSAAAKLLVEEAESEALAEELRDDEVHVVACLLLETELRRLAGREPALTQAAVTRLLRGVDLHELPPPLFTEAGLLPGESLRSLDALHLSAAIRLDVEAVLTYDRRMADAAATLGIEVLAPA; translated from the coding sequence GTGATCCGGCGTCTCTACCTCGACACGTCCGCCGCGGCGAAGCTGCTGGTCGAGGAGGCGGAGTCGGAGGCGCTGGCCGAGGAGCTCCGCGACGACGAGGTCCACGTGGTGGCCTGCCTGCTCCTCGAGACCGAGCTGAGGCGGCTGGCCGGTCGTGAGCCTGCCCTGACGCAGGCGGCGGTGACCCGGCTGCTGCGCGGCGTCGATCTGCACGAGCTGCCGCCGCCGCTGTTCACGGAGGCCGGGCTGCTGCCGGGCGAGTCGCTGCGCTCGCTCGACGCCCTGCACCTGTCGGCGGCGATCCGGCTCGACGTCGAGGCGGTCCTCACCTACGACCGCCGGATGGCCGACGCCGCTGCCACCCTCGGCATCGAGGTGCTCGCACCGGCCTGA
- a CDS encoding TetR/AcrR family transcriptional regulator, translating into MQVTRSVASSARRAQILDATIAVVAEEGFARATFARIAERGGLSSTRLISYHFAGKDDLVAALVEHVVAGIGEHVGSRVSAADTARGRLAAYVEGVVSYADTHRAPMSALLQVAMAGAGGSAMDAPSDLSHLERILRGGQEAGEMRSFDVAVMATTIQRAVETVPLALQADPDLDCAAYARELVELFDRATRAEGRSEP; encoded by the coding sequence ATGCAGGTAACTCGCTCGGTCGCGTCGAGCGCCCGTCGCGCGCAGATCCTCGATGCGACGATCGCGGTGGTCGCGGAGGAGGGCTTCGCGCGGGCGACCTTCGCGCGGATCGCGGAGCGGGGCGGCCTGTCCAGCACCCGGCTGATCAGCTACCACTTCGCCGGCAAGGACGACCTCGTCGCCGCCCTCGTCGAGCACGTCGTGGCCGGGATCGGGGAGCACGTCGGCTCGCGGGTGTCGGCCGCGGACACCGCGCGCGGCCGGCTCGCGGCCTACGTCGAGGGCGTCGTCTCCTACGCCGACACCCACCGCGCGCCGATGTCGGCGCTGCTCCAGGTGGCGATGGCCGGCGCCGGCGGCAGCGCGATGGACGCCCCGAGCGACCTGTCCCACCTCGAGCGGATCCTGCGGGGAGGCCAGGAGGCGGGGGAGATGCGCTCCTTCGACGTCGCCGTCATGGCGACCACGATCCAGCGCGCGGTGGAGACGGTCCCGCTCGCGCTGCAGGCCGACCCGGACCTGGACTGCGCGGCGTACGCCCGCGAGCTCGTCGAGCTCTTCGACCGCGCGACCCGAGCCGAGGGGCGGTCCGAACCGTGA
- a CDS encoding serine hydrolase domain-containing protein, with the protein MAGLEAILRPFVDSGDVPGLVGLVARGERVEVVTLGTRDDDGAPMARDSIFRAASITKPLTAAVVMSLVDDGTLDLDAPVADLLPELAAPRVLRTREGPLDDTVAAERPITARHLLGGTAGHGFATWESPVPAVLMERLGQAESDVHLVPGPDEWMRRLGEIPLMHQPGDGWTYNASYDVLGVLAGRATGKGFAEVMAERILDPLGMADTGFHVPADSLGRFTTLYAADDGVLAPIDRPSGAHARPCAFASGSGGLVTTADDWLAFGRMLLAGGGEVLRAESVRQMMTDHTTAQDREMAGFFLDGQGWGYGGGVDTSLIEPWNVVGRYGWVGGTGTSAYVHPDGVVAVLLTQVVLGSPGIEDLLKAFWTASP; encoded by the coding sequence GTGGCTGGTCTCGAGGCGATCCTGCGGCCCTTCGTCGACTCCGGTGACGTCCCGGGCCTGGTCGGACTGGTCGCGCGGGGTGAGCGCGTCGAGGTGGTCACGCTCGGCACGCGGGACGACGACGGCGCACCGATGGCCCGCGACTCGATCTTCCGGGCCGCGTCGATCACCAAGCCGCTGACGGCCGCGGTCGTGATGTCGCTGGTGGACGACGGGACCCTGGACCTCGACGCCCCGGTCGCCGACCTGCTGCCCGAGCTGGCCGCGCCGCGCGTGCTGCGCACGCGGGAGGGCCCGCTCGACGACACCGTCGCGGCCGAGCGGCCGATCACCGCACGTCACCTGCTCGGCGGGACCGCCGGGCACGGCTTCGCCACGTGGGAGTCGCCGGTGCCTGCGGTGCTCATGGAGCGGCTCGGCCAGGCGGAGAGCGACGTCCACCTGGTGCCGGGGCCCGACGAGTGGATGCGGCGGCTCGGCGAGATCCCGCTCATGCACCAGCCGGGGGACGGCTGGACCTACAACGCCTCCTACGACGTCCTCGGGGTGCTCGCCGGTCGTGCGACCGGGAAGGGCTTCGCCGAGGTGATGGCCGAGCGGATCCTCGATCCGCTCGGGATGGCCGACACCGGGTTCCACGTCCCGGCCGACAGCCTCGGCCGGTTCACCACGCTCTACGCCGCGGACGACGGCGTCCTCGCGCCGATCGACAGGCCCAGTGGCGCCCACGCCCGCCCGTGCGCCTTCGCGTCGGGGTCGGGCGGGCTGGTCACCACGGCTGACGACTGGCTGGCCTTCGGCCGGATGCTGCTCGCCGGTGGTGGCGAGGTGCTCCGCGCGGAGTCCGTGCGACAGATGATGACCGACCACACCACCGCGCAGGACCGTGAGATGGCCGGGTTCTTCCTCGACGGCCAGGGCTGGGGCTACGGCGGCGGCGTCGACACCAGCCTGATCGAGCCGTGGAACGTCGTCGGCCGCTACGGCTGGGTCGGTGGCACCGGCACGTCGGCGTACGTCCACCCGGACGGCGTCGTGGCTGTCCTGCTCACCCAGGTGGTGCTCGGCTCGCCCGGGATCGAGGACCTGTTGAAGGCCTTCTGGACTGCTTCACCCTGA
- a CDS encoding nucleoside/nucleotide kinase family protein, with protein sequence MVEVSADELVARARRLLAMPGRAVLGITGAPGAGKSTLTAALLDGLGPDAAHLPMDGFHLADVQLDRLGLRDRKGAPETFDVDGYVSALARLHSAPDTVLYVPGFERDLEQPVAAAIAIAPAARLVVTEGNYLLLTSGGWERVRPHLAEVWFVEVDDDLRRSRLVSRHEEFGKAPDAAREWVERSDEANARLVAATREAADLVVRLD encoded by the coding sequence GTGGTTGAGGTGTCCGCCGACGAGCTGGTCGCCCGCGCCCGCCGCCTGCTGGCGATGCCCGGGCGCGCGGTCCTCGGCATCACCGGCGCGCCCGGCGCCGGGAAGTCGACGCTGACCGCCGCGCTCCTCGACGGGCTCGGTCCAGACGCCGCGCACCTGCCGATGGACGGCTTCCACCTCGCCGACGTCCAGCTCGACCGGCTCGGGCTGCGCGACCGCAAGGGCGCGCCCGAGACCTTCGACGTCGACGGCTACGTCTCGGCGCTCGCCCGGCTCCACTCCGCGCCCGACACGGTGCTCTACGTCCCCGGGTTCGAGCGCGACCTCGAGCAGCCGGTCGCCGCGGCGATCGCCATCGCGCCGGCTGCGCGGCTCGTGGTCACGGAGGGCAACTACCTCCTGCTGACCTCCGGCGGCTGGGAGCGCGTACGCCCGCACCTCGCCGAGGTGTGGTTCGTCGAGGTCGACGACGACCTCCGCCGCTCGCGGCTGGTGTCGCGGCACGAGGAGTTCGGCAAGGCGCCCGATGCCGCGCGCGAGTGGGTCGAGCGCAGCGACGAGGCCAACGCCCGGCTGGTCGCCGCGACGCGGGAGGCGGCCGACCTGGTGGTCCGGCTCGACTGA
- a CDS encoding oxidoreductase encodes MSTPVALVTGGSSGIGESTARALLAQGFTVHAVARRVDKMAPLAAEGVHTHRMDVTDDASMVAGIDRILEEEGRLDVLVNNAGYGSYGAVEDVPIDEARRQFEVNVFGLARLVQLVTPHMRAQRSGRIINISSIGGKFYEPFGAWYHATKFAVEGFSDSLRMELRPFGIKVVLIEPGPIRTEWNEIARDSLLERSGDGAYGAYARKAFDVMQRFDEPARASTPEEVADKIVKAATVARPAARYPVGRGARTITTSRDLLPDRLFDEVVSRTYGTR; translated from the coding sequence ATGAGCACCCCCGTCGCCCTCGTCACCGGCGGATCGTCCGGGATCGGCGAGTCCACCGCCCGCGCCCTGCTCGCGCAGGGATTCACCGTCCACGCGGTCGCGCGACGCGTCGACAAGATGGCCCCGCTCGCCGCCGAGGGCGTCCACACGCACCGGATGGACGTCACCGACGACGCCTCGATGGTCGCCGGCATCGACCGGATCCTCGAGGAGGAGGGCCGCCTCGACGTCCTGGTCAACAACGCCGGCTACGGCTCCTACGGCGCGGTCGAGGACGTCCCGATCGACGAGGCGCGGCGCCAGTTCGAGGTCAACGTCTTCGGCCTCGCCCGCCTGGTCCAGCTCGTCACGCCGCACATGCGCGCGCAGCGCTCGGGGCGGATCATCAACATCTCCTCGATCGGCGGGAAGTTCTACGAGCCGTTCGGCGCGTGGTACCACGCGACCAAGTTCGCCGTGGAGGGCTTCAGCGACAGCCTGCGCATGGAGCTGCGCCCGTTCGGCATCAAGGTCGTGCTGATCGAGCCCGGCCCGATCCGGACCGAGTGGAACGAGATCGCCCGCGACTCGCTGCTCGAGCGGTCCGGCGACGGCGCCTACGGGGCGTACGCCCGGAAGGCGTTCGACGTGATGCAGCGCTTCGACGAGCCGGCGCGCGCCTCGACGCCGGAGGAGGTGGCGGACAAGATCGTGAAGGCCGCCACCGTCGCCCGGCCCGCCGCGCGCTACCCCGTCGGCCGCGGCGCGCGCACCATCACCACCTCGCGCGACCTGCTCCCGGACCGGCTGTTCGACGAGGTCGTCAGCCGGACCTACGGGACGCGCTAG
- a CDS encoding ABC transporter substrate-binding protein — MPSRHRPLTLDRRGLLGLVGASGLAWGATACAGPGSSGGGGGVAPSGGTATDTISFAHWRAEDQQVFDELIASFVEANPDAGVKQDISPSTDYQSSAIQRLRGGEVGDAFTAFRGAQFEDMVSAGLFAELGDQDFVANFSDSFVEVGQKDGTQYGLPYQVVFLMPIYNVDLFEKAGVSELPQDWDGFLALCETLKSAGVTPIAWPGGDAGNAAQLFNSMTMNNAPSQDFGTRIEAGELKVTDDWFLKTLGQYAELVPYMQKNAAGSAPEPLQQLFAQEKAGMLATGSYHIAATRALGAEFAMDLVAPITVGAGEATYEGVHNATFILGVNGSSEKQETAVAWLEHLSDPEVAGAYANGTAQHVTVEGVDYTNPDLKRIEPWLSKNTILAPRYQFFDLDVEAAVEAACVAVVGGQSPEQAAEEAQKIVDEQIG, encoded by the coding sequence ATGCCCAGCCGCCACCGCCCGCTCACCCTCGACCGCAGGGGCCTGCTCGGTCTGGTCGGCGCGTCCGGCCTCGCCTGGGGAGCCACCGCGTGCGCCGGTCCCGGCTCGTCCGGCGGAGGAGGCGGGGTCGCGCCGTCCGGCGGCACGGCCACCGACACGATCTCCTTCGCGCACTGGCGCGCCGAGGACCAGCAGGTCTTCGACGAGCTGATCGCGAGCTTCGTCGAGGCCAACCCCGACGCCGGCGTGAAGCAGGACATCTCGCCCTCCACCGACTACCAGTCGAGCGCGATCCAGCGCCTGCGCGGCGGCGAGGTGGGCGACGCCTTCACCGCCTTCCGCGGCGCACAGTTCGAGGACATGGTCTCCGCCGGGCTCTTCGCCGAGCTGGGCGACCAGGACTTCGTCGCCAACTTCTCCGACAGCTTCGTCGAGGTCGGCCAGAAGGACGGGACCCAGTACGGCCTGCCCTACCAGGTCGTCTTCCTCATGCCGATCTACAACGTCGACCTGTTCGAGAAGGCCGGCGTCTCCGAGCTCCCGCAGGACTGGGACGGCTTCCTGGCGCTCTGCGAGACCCTGAAGTCCGCCGGCGTGACCCCGATCGCCTGGCCCGGCGGCGACGCCGGCAACGCCGCCCAGCTGTTCAACTCGATGACGATGAACAACGCGCCGTCGCAGGACTTCGGCACCCGGATCGAGGCCGGTGAGCTCAAGGTCACCGACGACTGGTTCCTCAAGACCCTCGGCCAGTACGCCGAGCTCGTGCCCTACATGCAGAAGAACGCCGCCGGCAGCGCGCCCGAGCCGCTGCAGCAGCTCTTCGCCCAGGAGAAGGCCGGCATGCTCGCGACCGGCAGCTATCACATCGCCGCGACCCGCGCGCTCGGCGCCGAGTTCGCGATGGACCTCGTCGCGCCGATCACCGTCGGCGCCGGTGAGGCGACCTACGAGGGCGTCCACAACGCGACCTTCATCCTCGGCGTCAACGGCAGCTCGGAGAAGCAGGAGACCGCCGTGGCGTGGCTCGAGCACCTCTCCGACCCGGAGGTGGCGGGGGCGTACGCCAACGGCACCGCGCAGCACGTCACCGTCGAGGGCGTCGACTACACCAACCCCGACCTCAAGCGGATCGAGCCGTGGCTGTCGAAGAACACGATCCTCGCGCCGCGCTACCAGTTCTTCGACCTCGACGTGGAGGCCGCCGTCGAGGCCGCCTGCGTCGCCGTGGTCGGCGGGCAGTCGCCGGAGCAGGCCGCCGAGGAGGCCCAGAAGATCGTCGACGAGCAGATCGGATGA
- a CDS encoding type II toxin-antitoxin system Phd/YefM family antitoxin → MRSISQRELRNDNATIMRAVESGESFVVTRRGVPVARLTPVPDTDLRVVRPAAEGVDVTALPRVRATRPTAGHLDDLRGDR, encoded by the coding sequence GTGCGATCGATCAGCCAGCGCGAGCTCCGCAACGACAACGCGACGATCATGCGCGCCGTCGAGTCGGGCGAGTCGTTCGTGGTGACCAGGCGCGGCGTGCCGGTGGCCAGGCTCACCCCGGTCCCGGACACGGACCTCCGGGTGGTGCGTCCGGCGGCCGAGGGGGTCGATGTCACGGCACTGCCGCGGGTGCGGGCGACGCGCCCGACGGCGGGGCACCTCGACGACCTCCGCGGCGACCGGTGA
- a CDS encoding carbohydrate ABC transporter permease, translating to MKRLTGPGRPHPALYLFPLPAIALYVVFFVVPTLQAVQYATTDWDGFSPDFERVGADNLTKLAGGGDSLFTTALTNNLKFLLVVVVLQTLLSLGLALMLLRNSKSSVLLRSIYFLPTILSSVSVAFVWRFVYDPNVGAVNQALGAVGLDSLQSGFLGNPDQAIYWVAMTQVWAHAGQLMVIFIAGLQQIPEELYEAARLDGAGRWQQFRNVTWPLVAPTTTIVVAYTTIQSFKAFDLILGLGGNPPRRSLDILSTRIYTTFTNAEFGYAAAESLLFMAIILAVTVLQRRTLKLTQKGA from the coding sequence ATGAAGCGGCTGACCGGGCCGGGCCGTCCGCACCCGGCGCTCTACCTCTTCCCGCTGCCCGCGATCGCCCTCTACGTCGTCTTCTTCGTCGTCCCGACGCTGCAGGCGGTGCAGTACGCCACCACCGACTGGGACGGGTTCAGCCCCGACTTCGAGCGGGTCGGCGCGGACAACCTGACCAAGCTCGCCGGCGGCGGCGACTCGCTGTTCACCACCGCGCTCACCAACAACCTGAAGTTCCTGCTGGTCGTCGTGGTGCTGCAGACGCTGCTCTCGCTCGGGCTCGCGCTGATGCTGCTGCGCAACTCGAAGTCGTCGGTGCTGCTGCGCTCGATCTACTTCCTGCCGACGATCCTGTCGTCGGTGTCGGTCGCGTTCGTGTGGCGCTTCGTCTACGACCCCAACGTCGGCGCGGTCAACCAGGCCCTCGGTGCGGTCGGGCTCGACTCCCTCCAGTCGGGCTTCCTCGGCAACCCCGACCAGGCGATCTACTGGGTCGCGATGACCCAGGTCTGGGCGCACGCCGGCCAGCTGATGGTCATCTTCATCGCCGGGCTCCAGCAGATCCCCGAGGAGCTCTACGAGGCCGCCCGCCTCGACGGCGCCGGCCGCTGGCAGCAGTTCCGCAACGTCACCTGGCCGCTGGTCGCGCCGACCACGACGATCGTGGTGGCCTACACGACCATCCAGTCGTTCAAGGCGTTCGACCTGATCCTCGGCCTCGGCGGCAACCCGCCACGGCGCTCGCTCGACATCTTGTCGACCCGCATCTACACGACCTTCACCAACGCCGAGTTCGGCTACGCCGCGGCCGAGTCGCTGCTCTTCATGGCGATCATCCTGGCCGTGACCGTGCTGCAGCGGCGCACCCTCAAGCTGACCCAGAAGGGGGCGTGA
- a CDS encoding mycothiol transferase — translation MDVRGLLTEGFGRITELYASTAEGLDDEQLHHRPGGTGNPVGWLLWHLARVQDDHVADLAGTSQVWERFQDRFGLPNGTDDIGYGHTSEQVDAIRVEDASLLVAYHHEVTLATARYLGTVDEAELEREVDQRWDPPVTAGQRLVSIQGDCLQHLGQAAYVLGLLGPRTS, via the coding sequence GTGGACGTTCGCGGACTCCTGACCGAGGGCTTCGGCCGGATCACCGAGCTCTACGCCAGCACGGCCGAGGGGCTCGACGACGAGCAGCTGCACCACCGCCCGGGCGGGACGGGCAACCCGGTCGGCTGGCTGCTGTGGCACCTCGCGCGGGTGCAGGACGACCACGTCGCCGACCTCGCCGGCACGAGCCAGGTCTGGGAGCGGTTCCAGGATCGCTTCGGCCTGCCCAACGGCACCGACGACATCGGCTACGGCCACACCAGCGAGCAGGTCGACGCGATCCGGGTCGAGGACGCCTCGCTGCTCGTCGCGTACCACCACGAGGTGACCCTCGCGACCGCGCGCTACCTCGGGACCGTCGACGAGGCGGAGCTCGAGCGCGAGGTCGACCAGCGCTGGGACCCGCCGGTCACGGCAGGGCAGCGGCTGGTCAGCATCCAGGGCGACTGCCTGCAGCACCTCGGGCAGGCGGCGTACGTCCTGGGACTTCTCGGGCCGCGCACCTCCTGA
- a CDS encoding PIN domain-containing protein codes for MTGGLCLDAGALIGLERGDRRVVVLLDRAFAAGGSLEVPAPVLAQVWRGGARQSRLARFLRASDVAIVDLDRDSALAVGVMCGMSGVADVVDGHVALHARRRDLAVLTSDPDDIARLDPTLVVIEV; via the coding sequence GTGACAGGCGGGTTGTGCCTGGACGCGGGTGCGCTGATCGGTCTCGAGCGCGGTGACCGCCGAGTGGTGGTCCTGCTCGACCGCGCGTTCGCGGCGGGCGGCTCGCTGGAGGTCCCGGCGCCGGTCCTCGCGCAGGTGTGGCGAGGTGGTGCGCGCCAGTCGCGGCTGGCGAGGTTCCTCCGCGCGAGCGACGTCGCGATCGTCGATCTCGATCGGGACAGCGCGCTCGCGGTCGGTGTGATGTGCGGGATGAGCGGCGTCGCCGACGTCGTGGACGGGCACGTCGCCCTGCACGCGCGGCGCCGCGACCTCGCGGTGCTGACGTCGGACCCGGACGACATCGCGCGGCTCGATCCGACGCTCGTCGTCATCGAGGTGTAG
- a CDS encoding VC0807 family protein, giving the protein MTLVRPAVGIAGSTALYYLLRHLGVSVYAALVVGAVLSLAPACVSLLRGHRPSGLEAFFTVLLFASFAVALLPGDERFLLAKDALVTSGVGLWFLASLRWSDRPLAYQFARPMIEGRGGWVGDWERRWREDEWFRRMWRTSSAWWAAGTLADAAARVVMAYTLPADVVPGLNLAMYVVTLVVLNVVTTVVYVRAGAIRGRRRTLAS; this is encoded by the coding sequence GTGACCCTGGTGCGACCGGCCGTCGGGATCGCCGGCTCGACCGCGCTCTACTACCTGCTGCGCCACCTCGGCGTCAGCGTCTACGCCGCTCTCGTCGTCGGCGCCGTGCTCTCCCTCGCGCCGGCGTGCGTCTCGCTGCTGCGCGGCCACCGACCGAGCGGGCTCGAGGCATTCTTCACCGTCCTGCTCTTCGCGAGCTTCGCGGTCGCGTTGCTGCCCGGCGACGAGCGGTTCCTGCTCGCCAAGGACGCGCTCGTCACGAGCGGCGTCGGCCTCTGGTTCCTCGCCAGCCTGCGCTGGTCCGACCGCCCGCTGGCCTACCAGTTCGCCAGGCCGATGATCGAGGGCCGCGGCGGCTGGGTCGGCGACTGGGAGCGGCGCTGGCGCGAGGACGAGTGGTTCCGCCGGATGTGGCGCACGTCCAGCGCGTGGTGGGCGGCCGGCACGCTGGCCGACGCGGCGGCCCGGGTCGTGATGGCGTACACGCTCCCCGCCGACGTCGTGCCGGGGCTCAACCTCGCGATGTACGTCGTCACGCTGGTGGTGCTCAACGTCGTGACGACCGTGGTCTACGTCCGGGCCGGTGCGATCCGGGGTCGGCGGCGGACGCTTGCGTCCTGA